The following proteins are co-located in the Polymorphospora rubra genome:
- a CDS encoding MFS transporter: protein MPLPDLLTDGRRRLGFVAVSLSLGAVFAAAGSPVSLYETYRLEDGVNTGQLAVIAASYFVAVAVALLFFGRISDHVGRRPITFAALGLAAAGCLLMLDVHNAVPLIIGRALQGLGGGLASSAVTAYIVDTSPAKPTWLGSVITGTVPMVGLPAGALLSGALVEYEPAPRQLIYLVIVALLAVCAVLVALSPETVRRIPGASRTVRPHIHVPRASRRVLPYAAAVILGTWVMRSFYQAFGPAVSDDQFGTANALVAAAVFASIMLLNPLGGFLTGRLSPARKQRLGMSVFAISIVAVVVSLATGATVPFLVASLFASAGWGVAFSGSVQSLLTGAEPQDRAGVLATIYLISYTSAAIPGLIAGALTHTLTLLQVALAMSTVTVVCSLFVLIATREPGPQASSSAGSTRRD from the coding sequence TTGCCCTTACCTGACCTGCTCACAGACGGCCGCCGGCGGCTCGGCTTCGTGGCGGTGTCCCTGTCCCTGGGCGCCGTCTTCGCCGCCGCCGGCTCCCCGGTATCCCTGTACGAGACCTACCGGCTCGAAGATGGCGTCAACACCGGTCAACTCGCCGTGATCGCCGCTTCCTACTTCGTGGCCGTCGCTGTCGCCCTGCTGTTCTTCGGCCGTATCTCCGACCACGTTGGCCGCCGGCCGATCACCTTCGCCGCGCTCGGGCTCGCCGCCGCCGGCTGTCTGCTCATGCTCGACGTGCACAACGCAGTCCCGCTGATAATCGGCCGCGCCCTGCAGGGGCTCGGTGGCGGCCTGGCTTCCAGCGCTGTCACCGCCTACATCGTCGACACCTCACCCGCCAAGCCCACCTGGCTCGGCTCCGTCATCACCGGCACCGTTCCCATGGTCGGCCTCCCCGCCGGCGCCCTCCTGTCCGGGGCACTCGTCGAGTACGAGCCGGCACCGCGGCAGTTGATCTACCTCGTGATCGTCGCGCTACTCGCCGTATGCGCCGTGCTCGTCGCGCTCAGCCCCGAGACCGTGCGCCGCATCCCCGGCGCATCGCGCACCGTCCGGCCTCACATCCACGTTCCGCGAGCCTCCCGCCGCGTGCTGCCCTACGCGGCCGCAGTCATCCTCGGAACCTGGGTCATGAGGAGCTTCTACCAGGCTTTCGGCCCAGCCGTGTCCGATGACCAGTTCGGCACCGCCAACGCCCTCGTCGCCGCCGCCGTGTTCGCCTCCATCATGCTGCTCAATCCACTCGGCGGATTCCTCACCGGCAGGCTCAGCCCCGCCCGCAAGCAGCGCCTCGGCATGAGCGTCTTCGCCATCTCGATCGTCGCAGTCGTGGTCAGCCTCGCCACCGGCGCGACGGTCCCTTTCCTCGTCGCCAGTCTCTTCGCCAGCGCCGGCTGGGGCGTCGCGTTCTCCGGCTCCGTCCAATCGCTCCTGACCGGCGCCGAACCCCAAGACCGCGCCGGTGTTCTCGCCACCATCTACCTCATCTCCTACACCTCGGCCGCCATCCCCGGCCTCATCGCCGGAGCCCTCACCCACACCTTGACTCTTCTCCAGGTCGCTCTGGCCATGAGCACCGTGACGGTCGTCTGCTCGCTCTTCGTCCTCATCGCCACCCGCGAACCCGGACCACAAGCAAGCAGTTCTGCCGGTAGCACCCGACGTGACTGA
- a CDS encoding DUF6644 family protein, giving the protein MTEFLEWLQGSGLGQAVRGTPYLYAALESLHILGLAVLVGTAICFDLRLLGVGSRLIRVTTAATCLLRVSRFGFLITALTGIALFAGSAVAVAQTGAFPWKLALIGVAGLNVLFFHRGVYRRVDSWNTASTTPRRAHAAAVVSMLAWTATVFAGRFIAYT; this is encoded by the coding sequence ATGACCGAGTTCCTGGAATGGCTGCAAGGCAGCGGGCTAGGACAGGCTGTGCGTGGCACCCCGTACCTGTACGCGGCGCTGGAGAGTCTGCATATTCTCGGTCTCGCCGTACTGGTCGGGACAGCCATATGCTTCGATCTGCGGCTTCTCGGCGTCGGCTCACGCCTGATCCGGGTGACCACTGCTGCCACGTGTTTGCTGCGGGTCTCCCGATTCGGGTTCTTGATCACCGCGCTGACCGGGATCGCGCTGTTCGCCGGAAGCGCCGTCGCCGTCGCTCAGACCGGGGCGTTTCCCTGGAAGCTCGCGCTCATCGGCGTAGCCGGCCTTAACGTGCTGTTCTTCCACCGTGGTGTTTATCGTCGTGTCGATAGCTGGAACACCGCATCCACCACCCCACGACGAGCACATGCCGCGGCTGTCGTCTCGATGCTGGCGTGGACAGCGACCGTGTTTGCCGGTCGCTTCATCGCCTACACATGA